A stretch of the Paramormyrops kingsleyae isolate MSU_618 chromosome 16, PKINGS_0.4, whole genome shotgun sequence genome encodes the following:
- the tspan7 gene encoding tetraspanin-7: MASRRMETKPVITCLKTLLIVYSFVFWITGAILLAVGVWGKLMLGPYISLIADNSTNAPYVLIGTGTTIIVFGLFGCFATCRGSPWMLKLYAMFLSLVFLAELVAGISGFVFRHEIKGTFLRTYSDAVQNYDAKDERSQAVDHVQRSLRCCGVLNYTSWFTSVYYPTSGIPSSCCADQSDCSPQDLRNATAAPSKVHQQGCYELVTSFIETNMSIIAGVAFGIAFSQLIGMLLACCLSRFITANQYEMV, translated from the exons ATGGCATCCAGGAGAATGGAGACCAAACCAGTGATAACCTGCCTTAAAACGCTCCTCATTGTCTATTCCTTCGTGTTTTGG ATCACGGGGGCCATCCTCCTCGCTGTGGGGGTATGGGGGAAGCTGATGCTGGGGCCCTACATCTCCCTCATCGCCGACAACTCCACCAATGCCCCCTACGTGCTCATCGGCACCGGCACCACCATCATCGTCTTCGGCCTCTTCGGCTGCTTCGCCACCTGCCGCGGCAGCCCCTGGATGCTGAAGCTG tatGCCATGTTCCTGTCCCTGGTCTTCCTGGCAGAGCTAGTGGCTGGAATCTCTGGCTTTGTTTTTCGTCATGAA ATAAAGGGAACCTTCCTGCGGACCTACAGTGACGCTGTGCAGAACTACGACGCCAAGGATGAGAGGAGCCAGGCCGTGGACCACGTGCAGCGCAGC tTACGGTGCTGTGGAGTGTTGAACTACACCAGTTGGTTCACCAGTGTCTACTACCCCACCAGCGGCATCCCGTCCAGCTGTTGCGCCGACCAGTCAGATTGTAGCCCCCAGGACTTGCGTAACGCCACTGCTGCCCCCAGCAAGGTCCATCAGCAG GGCTGCTACGAGCTGGTGACCTCCTTCATCGAGACCAACATGAGCATCATCGCCGGGGTGGCGTTCGGCATCGCCTTCTCACAG CTGATTGGCATGCTGCTGGCCTGCTGTCTGTCCCGGTTTATCACTGCTAATCAGTATGAGATGGTGTAG